A genome region from Camelina sativa cultivar DH55 chromosome 10, Cs, whole genome shotgun sequence includes the following:
- the LOC104719502 gene encoding uncharacterized protein LOC104719502 — MGSCSLPLFPCLSSLKMKIKPMAALTNSSKTIVPYELKRGQNRLFHKLPSGLKMEVIEQRRSKSERDNPPLVFVHGSYHAAWCWAEHWLPYFSSSGFDSYAVSLLGQGESDEPLGTVSGTLQTHASDIADFIELNLGSSPPVLIGHSFGGLIVQYYLANIVNKQSLGAENTYPELSGAVLVCSVPPSGNSGLVLRYLFSKPVAAFKVTLSLAAKGFQKSIPLCRETFFSEAMDDQLVKRYQDLMTKSSRMPLFDLRKLNASLPVPKPMENSTKVLVLGAKDDFIVDNEGLKETGRFYDVEPVCIESVAHDMMLDCSWEISADVLLNWLRGSSKLGNLHA; from the exons ATGGGTTCTTGTTCTCTTCCCTTGTTCCCATGCCTTTCCTCGCTCAAAATGAAGATCAAACCCATGGCGGCTCTCACCAATTCCTCTAAAACGATAGTTCCATACGAGCTGAAAAGGGGACAAAACCGTCTCTTTCATAAGCTTCCCTCGGGTCTAAAAATGGAGGTAATTGAACAGAGGAGAAGCAAATCCGAAAGAGATAATCCACCATTGGTGTTTGTACATGGAAGCTACCACGCAGCTTGGTGTTGGGCTGAACACTGGTTACcttacttctcttcttctgggTTTGATTCTTATGCTGTTAGCTTATTAGGGCAG GGTGAAAGTGATGAACCTTTGGGAACAGTTTCTGGAACACTACAG ACGCACGCAAGTGATATTGCGGATTTCATTGAATTAAATCTTGGTTCTTCACCTCCTGTGCTTATTGGTCATTCGTTTGGAGGACTCATTGTTCAATATTACTTGGCAAATATTGTAAACAAACAGTCACTAG GAGCAGAAAATACATATCCAGAACTTTCAGGGGCAGTATTGGTTTGCTCAGTTCCACCTTCGGGTAATAG TGGATTAGTGCTACGTTATCTCTTCTCTAAACCTGTAGCTGCGTttaag GTTACTCTCAGTTTAGCTGCTAAAGGTTTTCAGAAATCTATACCTCTTTGTCGGGAAACATTTTTCTCTGAAGCCATGGATGATCAACTTGTAAAGCG TTACCAGGATCTTATGACAAAGAGTTCACGGATGCCACTGTTTGATCTGAGGAAGCTAAACGCATCACTTCCAGTACCTAAACCAATGGAGAACTCGACAAAAGTTCTTGTTTTAGGTGCGAAAGATGATTTCATAGTG GACAATGAAGGACTTAAGGAAACCGGGAGGTTTTATGATGTTGAACCGGTTTGTATTGAAAGTGTTGCTCATGACATGATGCTAGATTGTTCATGGGAGATAAGTGCTGATGTTCTTTTGAATTGGCTACGTGGTTCGTCTAAACTCGGGAATTTACATGCTTAA
- the LOC104719501 gene encoding disease resistance protein TAO1-like isoform X1 yields the protein MDSSFYYGFCVAAITFFTLFGTILFMFYGKIKSHQENKTVGASSSTLSLTATPSSLSRTRKHHVFPSFHGADVRKTFLTHILKEFKGKGIDPFIDNDIERSKSIGPELIEAIRGSKIVIVLLSRNYASSSWCLNELVEIMKCREEFGKTVMTIFYEVDPTDVKKQTGDFGKVFKRTCKDKTKDEIKTWKKVLEDVATIAGEHSRNWDNEAAMTEKIATDVSNMLNSSSPSRDFDGLIGMGAHMKEMESLLSLGYDDVRMIGIWGPSGIGKTTIARVLYSQFSENFELSVFMENIKESTYTRPVCSDEYSAKMQLQKIFMSQIINHKDMELPHLGIVQDRLSDKKVLIVLDGINQSMQLDAIAKETRWFGHGSRIIITTQDQKLLKAHGINHIYKVEFPSAYEAYQMFCVYAFGQIFPKDGFEELSWEVTKLLGNLPLGLRVMGSHFRGMSRHEWVSEVPRLKNRLDAGIQSILKFSYDALCDEDKDLFLHIACIFNNTEMVKVEDYLALSFLDVRQGLQVLAEKSLITIEVIRIDYTRIDMHNLLVQLGREIVRRKPGHQSIREPGKRRFLVDAKDIYEVLTDNTGSRNIIGILLEVKTISGKLNISGRAFEKMSNLKFLMFHGPYEYDKEKDKLYLPQGLNNLPRKLRIIRWNWFPLICLPSNFCTEYLVELRMWNSKLQNLWQGYQPLGSLKIMDLRESKHLKELPDLSSATNLEELNLFKCSSLAELPSSVGNLQKLQEFNLHGCSKLEVLPTNINLESLNNLDLNDCLLIKKFPEISTNIKNLKLMRTAIIEVPSKIKTWSHLHKLEMSYNEDLKEFPHALEIITSLYFNDTEMQEIPPWVMKVSRLQLLTLYGCKKLITIPQLSDSLLTLSAIHCESLESLDISFHNHLLDSLRFVNCFKLNKEARELIKTSSTRMFLPGKEVPANFTYRANPGSSVIVNLNQRPLSTTCRFKACILLVTQDDKEKGANGKRFGVTHRLRDKNKFGVDIPCRPSYYYEFPPILAEHLFTFEFEADVTSIELLFSFHVHKSDEVMIKECGVLLL from the exons ATGGATTCTTCTTTTTACTATGGTTTTTGTGTTGCTGCAATAACCTTCTTCACTCTTTTCGGTACAATACTTTTCATgttttatggaaaaataaaatcccatcaagaaaacaaaacagttgGTGCTTCTTCCTCTACTTTATCTCTTACAGCAACCCCATCTTCTTTGTCTCGAACCCGGAAACACCATGTCTTCCCGAGCTTCCACGGAGCAGATGTTCGAAAAACCTTTCTTACTCACATCCTAAAAGAGTTCAAAGGAAAGGGAATCGATCCATTCATTGATAATGATATCGAGAGGAGCAAGTCAATCGGTCCTGAGCTCATAGAAGCTATCAGAGGATCGAAGATAGTGATCGTCTTGCTCTCGAGGAACTACGCTTCTTCGTCGTGGTGCCTTAATGAGTTGGTGGAGATCATGAAGTGCAGAGAAGAGTTTGGTAAAACAGTGATGACCATTTTCTATGAAGTTGATCCAACAGATGTAAAGAAGCAAACCGGAGATTTTGGTAAGGTCTTCAAACGAACTTgtaaagacaaaacaaaagatgagaTTAAGACATGGAAAAAAGTTTTGGAAGATGTGGCAACAATCGCTGGAGAGCACTCACGTAACTG GGATAATGAAGCAGCCATGACTGAAAAAATTGCTACGGATGTGTCAAACATGCTGAATAGTTCCTCTCCGTCAAGAGATTTTGATGGTTTAATTGGGATGGGAGCTCATATGAAGGAAATGGAATCACTGTTAAGTCTAGGCTATGATGATGTAAGGATGATTGGGATTTGGGGTCCGTCTGGGATTGGGAAGACCACCATTGCCAGAGTCTTGTATAGCcaattttctgaaaattttgaattgagtGTCTTCATGGAAAATATCAAAGAGTCGACATATACAAGACCAGTTTGTTCTGATGAGTATAGTGCAAAGATGCAGTTACAAAAAATATTCATGTCCCAAATAATCAACCATAAGGACATGGAGCTTCCTCATTTAGGCATTGTCCAAGATAGGTTGAGTGACAAGAAAGTTCTTATTGTTCTCGATGGCATTAACCAGTCAATGCAACTAGATGCTATAGCAAAAGAAACTCGGTGGTTCGGTCATGGAAGTCGGATTATCATCACAACACAAGACCAAAAACTTTTGAAGGCACATGGAATCAACCATATTTACAAGGTGGAGTTTCCATCAGCATATGAAGCTTATCAGATGTTTTGTGTGTATGCTTTTGGCCAAATCTTCCCTAAAGATGGGTTCGAGGAGCTTTCATGGGAAGTTACAAAACTTTTAGGTAATCTACCATTGGGACTAAGAGTTATGGGATCCCACTTCCGGGGAATGTCTAGGCATGAGTGGGTAAGTGAAGTACCAAGGTTAAAGAATCGCCTTGATGCTGGTATTCAAAGCATTTTAAAGTTCAGTTACGATGCTTTATGTGATGAAGATAAAGATTTATTCCTTCATATAGCCTGCATTTTCAACAATACAGAAATGGTGAAAGTGGAAGATTATCTTGCTTTAAGTTTCTTGGATGTGAGGCAAGGGCTTCAAGTCTTAGCTGAGAAATCTCTCATAACTATTGAGGTTATACGTATAGACTATACACGTATAGATATGCACAATCTACTAGTACAACTAGGTAGAGAAATTGTTCGTCGTAAGCCTGGGCACCAATCCATTCGTGAGCCTGGGAAGCGTCGATTTTTGGTTGATGCTAAGGATATTTATGAAGTACTCACTGATAACACG GGTAGTAGAAATATAATAGGTATACTTTTGGAGGTAAAAACCATATCAGGCAAATTAAATATCAGTGGGAGAGCTTTTGAAAAAATGTCTAACCTTAAATTCTTAATGTTTCATGGCCCATATGAGtatgacaaagaaaaagataaattgtACTTACCGCAAGGTTTGAATAATCTACCTCGAAAACTTAGAATAATACGATGGAATTGGTTCCCGTTGATATGTTTGCCTTCTAATTTTTGTACCGAGTACCTAGTCGAGCTACGTATGTGGAACAGCaaacttcaaaacttgtggCAAGGATATCAG CCGCTTGGAAGTCTGAAGATTATGGATTTGCGTGAGTCGAAACACCTAAAAGAGTTACCTGATCTCTCAAGTGCGACTAATCTTGAAgaattgaatttgtttaaatGCTCAAGTTTGGCAGAGCTCCCCTCTTCTGTTGGAAACCTTCAGAAATTGCAAGAGTTTAATTTACACGGATGCTCAAAGCTAGAGGTTCTTCCAACCAATATCAACTTGGAATCTCTCAATAACCTTGATCTCAATGACTGCTTActgataaaaaaatttcctgAGATTTCAACAAACATTAAGAACCTCAAGCTCATGAGAACTGCAATAATAGAAGTGCCTTCGAAGATCAAGACATGGTCTCATCTTCATAAATTGGAAATGTCATACAATGAAGATCTTAAGGAATTCCCGCATGCACTTGAAATCATCACAAGTTTGTACTTTAACGATACAGAAATGCAAGAAATTCCTCCGTGGGTTATGAAAGTCTCTCGTCTTCAATTACTTACACTGTACGGATGCAAAAAGTTAATAACAATCCCACAACTTTCCGATTCCTTATTAACTCTTTCGGCAATCCATTGTGAGTCACTGGAGAGCCTTGATATCTCTTTTCACAACCATCTTTTGGATAGTCTCCGGTTTGTTAATTGCTTCAAGCTGAATAAAGAAGCAAGAGAACTCATCAAGACTAGTAGTACCCGTATGTTCTTACCTGGTAAAGAAGTGCCTGCAAACTTCACTTACCGAGCTAATCCTGGAAGTTCAGTGATTGTAAATTTGAATCAAAGGCCTCTTTCAACAACCTGTAGATTTAAAGCTTGCATCTTGTTAGTCACTCAAGATGACAAGGAGAAGGGTGCCAATGGTAAGAGATTTGGTGTAACTCATCGCCTCAGGGACAAGAATAAATTTGGCGTCGACATTCCATGCAGACCTTCATACTATTACGAATTTCCCCCCATTTTAGCAGAGCATTTGTTCACCTTTGAGTTTGAAGCAGATGTGACGTCCATCGAGCTTCTTTTTTCGTTCCACGTCCACAAGAGTGACGAGGTGATGATAAAAGAATGTGGAGTACTCCTACTCTAA
- the LOC104719500 gene encoding putative defensin-like protein 180, translated as MKRTGSLVFLVTLLIIFVAVVINQTRAESCNDVVGTCENCDERCKAKHGPSCISRCDGQFGVFLCTCTYECVPPSPPSPPKVCNGGTSTMCSQNCPEKCCDTNCAQKYSGGRGFCNSLGNFNLCQCQYPC; from the exons ATGAAGAGGACAGGCTCACTTGTATTCCTTGTCACTTTGCTTATTATATTTGTGGCAG TTGTGATCAATCAGACAAGAGCAGAGTCATGCAACGATGTCGTAGGCACTTGTGAAAACTGCGACGAAAGGTGTAAGGCCAAGCACGGGCCATCGTGCATTAGCAGATGCGACGGACAATTTGGGGTATTTTTGTGCACATGCACTTACGAGTGTGTGCCACCTTCACCCCCTTCACCCCCTAAAGTTTGTAACGGTGGAACTAGTACAATGTGCAGTCAAAATTGTCCTGAGAAATGTTGTGATACGAACTGCGCACAAAAATATAGTGGTGGACGTGGATTTTGTAATTCCCTTGGTAATTTTAATTTGTGCCAATGTCAGTATCCTTGCTAA
- the LOC104720566 gene encoding uncharacterized protein LOC104720566 — protein sequence MPENGSDRPRISFSNDFCHSDSIPIEQRPVQNPLDFSNFYWGFPFEFSVSRDVISGESSWSAEDFFNEGKILPTEMKKIPEPIYRSKSDKYKTGLPRPDINPIEDFEIEEIGDQEDEVKLPLLGCNSMKRQVSSSSSSLHSSFIKRVLKKNHMHVGGYSYKGNGGVVRVSSFLDMVPSGNLFGLGSINIDGGRNKNKLTSLFFS from the coding sequence ATGCCAGAAAATGGTAGTGACAGGCCGAGAATCTCATTTTCTAACGATTTTTGTCATTCTGATTCCATACCAATCGAGCAGCGTCCGGTACAAAATCCGTTGGACTTCTCCAACTTTTACTGGGGCTTCCCTTTCGAGTTTTCGGTTTCTCGCGACGTAATCTCCGGCGAGAGCTCGTGGTCCGCCGAAGACTTCTTTAACGAAGGGAAAATCCTCCCTACAGAAATGAAAAAGATCCCGGAGCCAATATATCGTAGTAAATCCGATAAATATAAAACCGGTTTACCTAGACCGGATATTAACCCAATCGAAGATTTTGAAATAGAAGAAATCGGAGACCAAGAAGACGAGGTGAAGTTGCCATTACTTGGGTGTAACTCTATGAAGCGTCAGgtttcgtcttcgtcttcttctttacaCAGTAGTTTTATAAAACGGGTACTGAAGAAGAACCACATGCATGTTGGAGGTTACAGTTACAAAGGCAATGGAGGTGTGGTTAGGGTGAGTTCGTTTCTGGACATGGTTCCTTCAGGGAATTTGTTTGGGTTAGGTTCGATAAATATTGATGGtggaagaaacaagaacaagttGACATCATTGTTCTTTTCTTAG
- the LOC104719501 gene encoding probable disease resistance protein RPP1 isoform X2: protein MDSSFYYGFCVAAITFFTLFGTILFMFYGKIKSHQENKTVGASSSTLSLTATPSSLSRTRKHHVFPSFHGADVRKTFLTHILKEFKGKGIDPFIDNDIERSKSIGPELIEAIRGSKIVIVLLSRNYASSSWCLNELVEIMKCREEFGKTVMTIFYEVDPTDVKKQTGDFGKVFKRTCKDKTKDEIKTWKKVLEDVATIAGEHSRNWDNEAAMTEKIATDVSNMLNSSSPSRDFDGLIGMGAHMKEMESLLSLGYDDVRMIGIWGPSGIGKTTIARVLYSQFSENFELSVFMENIKESTYTRPVCSDEYSAKMQLQKIFMSQIINHKDMELPHLGIVQDRLSDKKVLIVLDGINQSMQLDAIAKETRWFGHGSRIIITTQDQKLLKAHGINHIYKVEFPSAYEAYQMFCVYAFGQIFPKDGFEELSWEVTKLLGNLPLGLRVMGSHFRGMSRHEWKW, encoded by the exons ATGGATTCTTCTTTTTACTATGGTTTTTGTGTTGCTGCAATAACCTTCTTCACTCTTTTCGGTACAATACTTTTCATgttttatggaaaaataaaatcccatcaagaaaacaaaacagttgGTGCTTCTTCCTCTACTTTATCTCTTACAGCAACCCCATCTTCTTTGTCTCGAACCCGGAAACACCATGTCTTCCCGAGCTTCCACGGAGCAGATGTTCGAAAAACCTTTCTTACTCACATCCTAAAAGAGTTCAAAGGAAAGGGAATCGATCCATTCATTGATAATGATATCGAGAGGAGCAAGTCAATCGGTCCTGAGCTCATAGAAGCTATCAGAGGATCGAAGATAGTGATCGTCTTGCTCTCGAGGAACTACGCTTCTTCGTCGTGGTGCCTTAATGAGTTGGTGGAGATCATGAAGTGCAGAGAAGAGTTTGGTAAAACAGTGATGACCATTTTCTATGAAGTTGATCCAACAGATGTAAAGAAGCAAACCGGAGATTTTGGTAAGGTCTTCAAACGAACTTgtaaagacaaaacaaaagatgagaTTAAGACATGGAAAAAAGTTTTGGAAGATGTGGCAACAATCGCTGGAGAGCACTCACGTAACTG GGATAATGAAGCAGCCATGACTGAAAAAATTGCTACGGATGTGTCAAACATGCTGAATAGTTCCTCTCCGTCAAGAGATTTTGATGGTTTAATTGGGATGGGAGCTCATATGAAGGAAATGGAATCACTGTTAAGTCTAGGCTATGATGATGTAAGGATGATTGGGATTTGGGGTCCGTCTGGGATTGGGAAGACCACCATTGCCAGAGTCTTGTATAGCcaattttctgaaaattttgaattgagtGTCTTCATGGAAAATATCAAAGAGTCGACATATACAAGACCAGTTTGTTCTGATGAGTATAGTGCAAAGATGCAGTTACAAAAAATATTCATGTCCCAAATAATCAACCATAAGGACATGGAGCTTCCTCATTTAGGCATTGTCCAAGATAGGTTGAGTGACAAGAAAGTTCTTATTGTTCTCGATGGCATTAACCAGTCAATGCAACTAGATGCTATAGCAAAAGAAACTCGGTGGTTCGGTCATGGAAGTCGGATTATCATCACAACACAAGACCAAAAACTTTTGAAGGCACATGGAATCAACCATATTTACAAGGTGGAGTTTCCATCAGCATATGAAGCTTATCAGATGTTTTGTGTGTATGCTTTTGGCCAAATCTTCCCTAAAGATGGGTTCGAGGAGCTTTCATGGGAAGTTACAAAACTTTTAGGTAATCTACCATTGGGACTAAGAGTTATGGGATCCCACTTCCGGGGAATGTCTAGGCATGAGTGG AAATGGTGA